The bacterium genome has a window encoding:
- a CDS encoding transcriptional regulator, producing MIHGRARLLILSFLVRHPRSHRFTDLRDGLGMTDGSLSVNLSKLEAAGYVQISRDFVGRKPQTLVKLTPAGKRAFGRYLDDLRRLVPGLAD from the coding sequence ATCATCCACGGCAGGGCCAGGTTGCTGATCCTGTCCTTCCTCGTGCGCCATCCCCGCTCGCACCGCTTCACCGACCTGCGCGACGGCCTCGGCATGACCGACGGTTCGCTCTCGGTGAACCTGAGCAAGCTGGAGGCGGCGGGCTACGTGCAGATCTCCCGCGACTTCGTCGGCCGGAAACCCCAGACCCTGGTCAAGCTCACCCCCGCCGGAAAACGCGCCTTCGGCCGCTATCTCGACGACCTGCGCCGCCTGGTGCCGGGCCTGGCCGACTGA